TCGCACTCTTGAGTGGTATAATGAAGGATATGatcataaaattcttttgaagatAACATACTCAATGAAATGTGAGTTCCAAATTGAGCAAAGACCACTTGAAGGACAATTGTATCACTGTACTTTTGCGAACATTACAGACAAATTTAGTGTAAACCTCAACACATCCTTTCCAACTGACCATTGAACCActaatttttgtataatttctgGAGAATATTTCACTAAAAGATACTTCTGTGCTGTGTTATTTTAGGGAGGCAATGAAGATTATTGCACCCTATATGATATCagttattaatttaaattgcTTCTTTTGTCTTGGTTTTTATTATTTGCCTTTTCAGTGTCTTTCCAAAATAATCACCCGGAAAGAAGCTTGGGttcttgttaattttgaaattgaagccataaaaaaaaaagcttaccaCTCATGGAGGCATTCTTCCATGATAGCCCTAGATTCAGTTGCTGAGAATGTGTCTTCTATGAAATGAGTTTCTGCCTTTTCTATGTATTCACCCAACTCCTTCTTAGCAACAGTTGAAACTTGCTGCATCTCAGACATCTCTTGCTTCAGTTTTTTGCTCTCTTGTATACTTGAGTCGTGGATGTTCCTTGCTGCCTCTGAGAcctaatataacatttttaattgTCAAGCATCAAAATTTGCACACTGTTCAATGTAACTTAACATAATAACATTGAAATAACAGAGAGTGACTTAACCCACCATAGCAGTTTTGCTAGATGTCAAAGTTGCTAATATTCCTGCAATTTTCTCCAGAGCCTGTTTTTCCTCTCTAGCAGCCTTGTCCTGTTTAATAGCAGTAGAAATCTATCAGCCTTCAATCTGTTCTTGACATAAGTAATCATGGAGTGGGACTCAAAATTATCTTACCTTAAACATCTTCTCAAAATTTACTAATTGATGATATCTCTCCGTTTGGCTTTCTTCAAGAATTGTCATGACTTTAGAAGAGCGATGATAAAGGTTATTAAAGAATTCCACAGTTGCCTTTGAAATTACTTGTGCTGATACAAAACTACGTTGTAACCCCTATGATTCACCAAGATTAAGTATTTTCAATACACATTATATTTGtaaattatcaagaaaaatagcCAAGAGATTTTGGTCATCAAGAAAACAGATTTTCACTTCTAATCTACCTCCTCCTGTTGTCTAGTGGAAAAAGCCAGTAATTGTTTTTGTTCATCAAGAGAATTTTGGATGTCACAAATAACTTCGCTGGCCTCCGAAACCACAGTGACAAGAAActgtaaaggaaaaaaattttctaatcattTATTAATCTAGCACCTACATaagcaaaaatgaaaaaaaaaaaatgcatcatcTTCTTTGGCTTCGTACATTCTCAGCTGCTGTTGCTTGCAATGAGAGTGTAGAATTTATCTCTTCAAGGTCTGAGGAAGCTTTCCTTTGGAATGCATTAGCAAGCTCCTTCAAGGTTGCTACACCTGAAGTATAAGTCTCAGCCATTTTCTGAATCCTTGATTCAAGAGCCTGCGTTGCCTGgaaatattgataaaaaaaaaaaaaagaatcagagAACAAGTACAAACTATGCAAACATAAAGACGAGACAAAAATTATTCTTTCCTTACATCAGATTTACTAGCAAGATGTGAGTGGACATTTTCTTCCATGCATCTTAAATGTAGCTGTTGTTGAGAAACAGACCCCAGTATGGTCCTGTGAAGGTCTTTTAAGCTCTGATCAAGCTGAGaaccaaaattcaaaaccataCTCTGGTTTTCTGTTTCCATCTTGTCTTTCTGATCTGCAGAGTAATAACATTCATATGCCACATCACAACAATTAAATAGCCTTTCAAGATGGGGTTTAGAAGGCACATGAATACATCATTTATCATGTATGTACTTCTTTGTTTCCACTTCTActtctaattttctttaaaagaaaaaacaataaatgtagAATGTCGAAGTTCACTTATCATCTTGAAAGACatcaacaacaaagccttagtcccaaagatttagtttccaaaaaaaatgtccactttttaagaattaaaatttattttataggcTTGAGAAGATTGACATGTACTACAAAAAATATTCAAGAATGTAACTTTAGAGTGGAAGCAAATAAGTTATCATACCTAATTTTGTAAACAGTGAATCTATATCCTCCAATGCACTCTGCAGATTGGTGCGTAACTGCTTTGCATGTTCAACTAAAGAATTTTCTGTATATGCAttgaaaaatacatttataatttaataatggGACAAAGATACagcattaaagaaaaaagtttgCCAGTCTCTTTCTGTTGACTTACCTGAGCATAGCAGTTTGGATATGATAAAATCTTTTTCCTTCAGTGTTGAGATGGCTAACCTATAACTCTCTTGAAGATCAAGCAATGCCTTGTTACTGCTTTCCAGATTTATCTGAAAGAACataatttttcttgataaaacaGATATACGCACTGAGAAAACTacgaaaaaacaaagaagaacaaTAATTTCCTACCTTGCAATCCTTGAGCTCACTTTCAAAATCCAGTTTCTGTTCTTGCTCAGTTAGATACAGCTCACGAAACTTGTCCACTTGCTGCAGGAAGAAGGGcatttataattaaaacaatCACATAGTAGGAGAATGATACAATTAACCAAGGAGCAACAGAATCAAACCTTCTCACTCAGGCTGAGATCATTCTCCAATTGCTCTATCTTCTCATTCCTTGCCTGCAGTTGTTCAAACACATCAGACTACTAAATAGGAAGAAAACTGTTGCCAGTTACAAGTTTCAGGTGTCCTTAAACTGTGGATGGTTTAAAGTTGGCCATGGTATAGCTTGAGATtggccaaataaaatgatattttagtCCCAACTAATTGGGATCAGCTTGACAAAGTCAAGTGATATCATCCCAAATCTGTGATTTTCAATAATAGAGTATCGGTGAAAAATCTCAGTGCCAACCCAATTAACATTGGACCATTAACTGAATCTTATCCTTACATATTATTAGCAGATATTCGTTTTCAATTAAAGATGTATGAAAAACTGAATATAAACACCATTCAAGTCTACCTTCTTTTCAGCTTCTTCCCTAGAAAATCTTTCATGCGGAATATAAACACCATTCTTATCCCTGGCTGCTCGAACATCTGCGTTGGTTTTCAAAAATATGACTCAGTTTGGATCTTTTGTAGcacaacacaataaaaaaaagcaagtGAATCATCAAACCTTCTTTCATTCTCTCAATTTCTGAATACAAATCTTTGAGCAACACAGCTTTGGACATTTTCTGGTTTGCCTGAAATAATAAGCTTCATCATCagcaccaaaaaataaaataaataaatatgtatagaAAATAGTATAGAATAAAttggagaaaaaaaggagcAGTAGCAACAAACCTCAggtttgttttttatgtttttggcaCGACAAGCATAATCTAATGTGCTTAGAGTTTCTTCCAAACAATGAGCAGATGGAGAAATTGTAGCGATAAtgcaagtttttgttttccccCCTAAGGAGTCCCTCAATAGCCTTGTAAGCTTGCTATCCCTGAAGTTGGAAAAAATGGCAAATGCATTGGAACATAATTACAAGAAATCCAACATATTAAGAGAGTAGATAAGATGTTGGCATGAACCTGTAAGGTATATGAGCGGAATGTTCCACAAGTGCATTGATAACACGGCCTAGAGTGAGTAAGCTTTTGTTTATCTCCCCAGCTTCTCTTGCACGACCCTGCaataaatttcaaacttgatcAAAATCTGATAGTCACCCAAAAGGTAGAATTGAGAGATTCAGAATCTAATTGTATACTGCTGTAGATATGGACATacttttgaaattgaaacaatataaaaacatataCTGGCAAACATGAAGTGTCTTAGGAGACAAAAAGCATCACAACATTTATGCCTTATGTGAAGTAATCTTCTAAGAATTACTACCAATAGCTCCCCACTGCCATCAAATTGTCCTAATTGAAAGACAAGGTGAAGTAATCTTCTGAGAATTACTAGCAATATTATCATACCTCTCGTGCACCTGAGCGAGATATATTCTCTGACCCTGCTAAATCAACAAGATTAAGCTTGCCGCATTTAATTAGCTCCTCATCACCAAGAGCAGCTTCTTTTATATGGACAGTAATGGAAAAGATAGAATGAGAACGGctgaaacaaagaaaatcaatttgGTAAATCatggtttctttttttaagatcCAACATCCTTATGaatgaaaacaagaaaaaaaaaataaagcaaaaatttaCCTGCTACGCTTGTTTAACAAGGTATCCGCTGTACGCCTTTTGGCTGCCCCCCGttctaagagagtataaatttcATTTACACTGTATACAGCTTCTTCTTCAAGTCCTCTTACAATCACACAACCTTTTCCATCCTCCATCAAGGAAATAGGTTTCTTTTGTTTATCTTCAGTTGATCTTGAATTGTCCTCAGGAGCCAGCAAATCAGTTATTTCTTCATTGTAAAGCTCTGAAAATGTAACTTTCAAGCTATAGTCAGCATTTTGTGCCTCCAGCATATCAAAGATTTGACGAACTGCCCGTGGAATAACTCCGGCCTCAGCAGGCAAATCTCCACCCTGTAAATCATAGTATGAAAAATGGCTGTGATGTACAGAGAATGACTATTCTGCTATCATTTAGAAAAATTAGAAGACCAATCTATACCTTATTTCTCATCCCACCCTCCATTGTATATGTTTTACCAGTGCCTGTCTGCCCATATGCAAAGACAGTGCAGTTGAATCCATCAAGAACTTCGTTAACAATTGGGGCAATGGCTTGGTCATATATAGATCTTTGCTGTGCTTTGGGCCCAAAAACCTAGCATATGttacaaaatagaaaaggaattgtatatttaaaatgttaatcaTCTGTAAAATAGTCATAAATAAAGCATAAGAGGGAGAAGAGAAGCACACCTTGTCAAAGGTGAAAGCTCTATCTACTTGCTTGTTAGCTAGATTTTGAATTACGGTGACTTCTCTTTTATGTTCATTACATGATATCACCCTTGGCACATTTGACCTTATCTCATCATCATTTAGTGGCCTGACATAGAAATCAAGTGAAATAGTACTAAATTAAGTGGACAATACATTCACATGTACTTGAACTCTCTTAAACTAAATTTTAGAACAGTCAAGAAAACCTATCAAAGGTCAGACAACCAGTTTAAAGAATATAATCACACACACAGTTTAAATGATATACATGAGTTCTAATACAGGGAAGAAGTATACGCTCTCTATTATGTTTATGTCACATAAGTCATTTATGTCAATCTAAGCACAACCACAAAGCTACAAGAGAACTTCAATAACACAACAAGTGcaaacacaaacaaatacaTGGTCTCACATGCTAGAAATAAAAGGTTTTCCGAGAACAAAACTAACCTAATTCTTTTCAAAATCACCAAGTGCAATGTGGTCATTGATAATTTACAACCCATGACTTGTCAATATTCTCAAAACCATTAAGAAATACAAAGaaagtaaaacaaacaaacaaaaccattTTTTGTCTCCTCCAATTTACTTACTCACACAAAAACCTTTCTTTGAAGACTATCAACCAAGTAaataattttcaacaaaataatcaTGGGTGACATGGAGATAACTTTATCAACTATAATCAATCAACTAATTCTCAATCATATATAGTCATCCACTAGCTATAGCAATTCTATCAGTCATGTTAATTCAAAGGGCACCACAAGCAAACATGAATCATCATTGAGATACCCGAAAATTGACACTTAACCATAACATCTAGAACTTGATCATCCTATCAAATACAATCACAAACAAACAGagaaaccaataaaaaaaaccgAACACCAAACCTGCATCTTAGCAGAACTTGAACATTGGTCTCTTTGTCCCTGCTGTCCTGACGGCTTGAGTTCCAGTCTGCGAGTCTCGGATCAGTACGCCGCCGTTCAGGACGAGGCGTAAGAAAAGGAGACGGAGACGGtaccaaacccaaacccacttTCTTAGATTGATCAGGAGTGAACGACATCTTCTTCACTCAATTCAGATCTTAATTATcagaaaaaacacaaacaagaaCCCTAATTAGCGTCTCTAACCATGAAAATTACACAATTGCAAACCTCAGTCAGATTACAAatatacaaccaaaaaaaaaaaattcaaagatcaAAACCTAACCCTCCCGTTTGGTTGgcgagaaaatgaaggaaaagaagagagatCAAAATTGtaagtgatttaaaaaaaaaaattcactttttttctcAAGGATAAGATCatatcttattttgtttttgttaaaaacaaaaaaaagttgtacTTACAGAGTGTTTGTGTTggattaaaagcaaaaaaatgatGGGAGAATCTGATGAAAGAGCGAAAGAGGAAGGGGCTTTTAATTTCTGTCTTTCTTGGTTCTCCTGTTTCTGAGAGATTAGATATGgggaattttaaaattttggcttTTTGCTAATATGGAAAATTGGAGgagtgtgtgttttttttttcaaaatgaggACGCCGaaagggttttggttttttgaatCTCCAACGGCTACTCTGGGTATTTGTAAGGGACGGCCGTTTGTGGGGACAGGTAGATTCTTggagctttttcaaaaagtggAGCCCCCATGCGCCTGGGCAAGAaagatttttataatttcaaatgggacggctcttaaaaaaaaaaaagtttccaagGTTCGGCTCTCCTCAGTTAAAAAGaaatctccttttattttaatgagagacTGTAATGTCActtactaattaaataaaatatgaagatTAAATCACACTACCACTTgatattgtatatttaaaacaaaaggacacgtccagttaaaaaaataataaaaataagtaaaaccCAAAACGCGTAGCCTAAATTGcgctttctctttcttttttttggggttaaacCGTCTTATGCACTTTAGCtcaaaagctaaattttttccATGTAGCTCCACTGATGCAGCATAGTTTTTGTAGTTTGTGGTGGTAAAAATAGTATTTAAGCAATTTAACCAATTCTAGTGCTCTTTCACATAATCTTTACAcgtatttcatttttttaattgaaatcttGACTTGAACTACATGGTGTGTGTAATAAACAACATTATGTTTTCTCTGGGTAATTCCTGTTACATAGAGTGTGTAGGTAGACACACTACATGCAACAATAACTATTTTGGTTCCCAACTTTTACATTGTAGGTTAATTTGATCCCTaatctttcaaatttttaactTATTCCCTAATCATTTAGTATTGTGTCAACATG
This genomic stretch from Castanea sativa cultivar Marrone di Chiusa Pesio chromosome 9, ASM4071231v1 harbors:
- the LOC142610841 gene encoding kinesin-like protein KIN-5B, which encodes MSFTPDQSKKVGLGLVPSPSPFLTPRPERRRTDPRLADWNSSRQDSRDKETNVQVLLRCRPLNDDEIRSNVPRVISCNEHKREVTVIQNLANKQVDRAFTFDKVFGPKAQQRSIYDQAIAPIVNEVLDGFNCTVFAYGQTGTGKTYTMEGGMRNKGGDLPAEAGVIPRAVRQIFDMLEAQNADYSLKVTFSELYNEEITDLLAPEDNSRSTEDKQKKPISLMEDGKGCVIVRGLEEEAVYSVNEIYTLLERGAAKRRTADTLLNKRSSRSHSIFSITVHIKEAALGDEELIKCGKLNLVDLAGSENISRSGAREGRAREAGEINKSLLTLGRVINALVEHSAHIPYRDSKLTRLLRDSLGGKTKTCIIATISPSAHCLEETLSTLDYACRAKNIKNKPEANQKMSKAVLLKDLYSEIERMKEDVRAARDKNGVYIPHERFSREEAEKKARNEKIEQLENDLSLSEKQVDKFRELYLTEQEQKLDFESELKDCKINLESSNKALLDLQESYRLAISTLKEKDFIISKLLCSENSLVEHAKQLRTNLQSALEDIDSLFTKLDQKDKMETENQSMVLNFGSQLDQSLKDLHRTILGSVSQQQLHLRCMEENVHSHLASKSDATQALESRIQKMAETYTSGVATLKELANAFQRKASSDLEEINSTLSLQATAAENFLVTVVSEASEVICDIQNSLDEQKQLLAFSTRQQEEGLQRSFVSAQVISKATVEFFNNLYHRSSKVMTILEESQTERYHQLVNFEKMFKDKAAREEKQALEKIAGILATLTSSKTAMVSEAARNIHDSSIQESKKLKQEMSEMQQVSTVAKKELGEYIEKAETHFIEDTFSATESRAIMEECLHECSKGVDYSWQQWGNAQSSINSLNKTGVADMESTVKENIYTNHFAHEEFVSASSSANADFDAGACELLAAVNDSLMLDHENKKEIDSMTTLCLDQIKLIQDTHGTSISDIRSQAEKCLVKDYLVDNHTSTTPKKRVIVVPSLASIEEMRTPAYEISEKGVKLALTESKIPHLQRTPFADLN